Within the Homalodisca vitripennis isolate AUS2020 unplaced genomic scaffold, UT_GWSS_2.1 ScUCBcl_10180;HRSCAF=18945, whole genome shotgun sequence genome, the region GTGGTCGCAAATTTTTAAATGCACGGAAATGTGTGTTGTTAAGCCGTTCGTTGTTAAAAGGCGTTTTAGGCCCGAAGCATTACCCTTTTCCTTATCTGAGTTAACGAGGAATAAAATTatgatgtaaaatattaagtgaaataaaacagttatggATACATAAAGAAATCGAATTGCTTGGAAATCGTTTTAGTTCAATAAGTCCGGAAATGTCTCCTAATAGAGTTTATATGTTGGCAAGAACGGTGACGCAACATTCTGACAGTTTCAGCGTTAGCGTAAAAGGATGGATTTTCTTACTTAGAAAATACACTATTAATAAAAAGCATTCgggtatttatgtatttatttttatttctggcgTTAATATCTGAATAAAGGCCAGAGCTCTCtcaatggaaaatatttgtttacttaaattaatacaagtacgtttataatttattaataaaggtTTAACTCTAGCAAATAAATACTCAATagtaattgaaatgaaataaagagCTCTCCTTAAACTTATAACTCGTATTGACAGCTTATATAGGTGTGCTGAAAAGTCTTGAAACTGTGTAATATCTAAGGTTTAATTTGCGGTTtgcttttactaattaaataagaTCTTTAACATGGTAAGTACATCGACCCATGCTTACATTAAGACTTTACACCAACTCCTTACGGGTCATTCCTCCGAGACTCTGAAGTTTTATGTTCGTACGTTTTACGagtacagaagatattagacCGATTCAAATTTTTAAGCACACCTGTATatgaagaaaaatatgaaatcattagagtttttaGTGCAAATTACAGATGTAAAACGAtagtaaaaacataacaaaattctaGTTTATTTTTCAGAGTATATACTTTTAGGTAAAGTGTCCATTGTAATTCAGATATATAGATTAATCTTCTGTTTTACTAGATGTGCACATTGTTTTAGACAGGACATTTATATGTAATTGGTCTTTTAATCTTCAAACGtcttatatacataattatgcGGTACCTACATGCATAATACCAATATGTTTACTCTGTTCGAATCCTTCATTAGTTCATGATctagaattaaaattgttaataaagtatttaatttacttttacacaTCTCCCTTGTGATACAAAGCAGTTGTAATACCCTATTTAAGCTTCATCAAGATAACTTTAGTAACAGTTCTTTCGGTTTTACTCGTATCTGAATAATCCTTAAAACAAACTCTCCGGCTAAACTTATGTACTCGTAGACAATGATCATATTAGTATTTCAGATGAgcatattaaagtaatatatcaGTTATCCGATATATTTCCAGTGTGAGCTATTGAAAATGAAGACATCTTGAATTTCACAGTTCAGCGGTCTATGATTGCTTGTTCCTCGCAGGTGGCCTTATCTTCATGATTCAACCGCTGGGGAGTGTCGTGTCCGGCTTCCTCCAGGACTTCTTGGGCCGCAAGAAGTGCATGATGTTCGTCAACGTGCCCCAGTTTGCAGCTTGGCTCATGCTCTACTATGCCACTACCAAGTTCACGCTTTTTGCAGCAGTGACCTTGTTAGGTAGGAAGTGTTGTGCTCATAAGTTTTGAAATGACTACCGAGTAATGTAAATTCAATATGAAATGATGAAACAGATTTGTTTCAATGAGTTGATGTGTTCGTAATCAAATACTGGTATACCTTTGGTTGTTTTAGTTTAACAGGCGATAAATCGTTCATGCGGACAAAGTGTGTTGAGGTCCGAGAGATAATtttagttagttctgaggtctgacGATAGTGCTGTGCAACGTAAATTTGATTTCTACAGTTCGCatatttactacctgagctaCTTTAGCCTGTCATTCACAGATGTCAGTCCAAGCGATCATTTTCTCGTGCCTTAGTTATAGCATTGGATaatttatctcttgtgtaactattGCAATCAAAGGTTCACCCTAAAAGAAAACAATTCTGTGCAAGGAAAATGAAATGATTCTGGACATCATATTGTATCACTTTCTGTCTTACTATTTTACTATCTTGTAATAGCTTATGATATGTTTTGTTGATGATTACCGTTTGTGGTAATTATTCTAACGGTActttttttacaagtaaatgtgcctaaataaataatacctgtaaaaatattatttatttaggcaCATTGCATTCCAGTACCCTTTATCTAATAAGGAAACATAATTATCATGGGATTTGTACATACGGTAGAAACAATTTTATGACTATCGTTCTTTTCAGGTCTCAGTATTGGTTTTATGGAGGCTCCTGTGTTGTCTTACATTGGAGAAGTCAGTGAGCCACGACTACGGGGGGTCCTTAGCACGGTGGGAGGCATCTTCTTCAACGTCGGGCTCACTCTGGAGTCGGTCATCGGGGCAACCACAGATTGGAGGACCATGGTCCTCATCACGTCCGCAGCTCCTGTCACTGCCTTCGTGGCTTTGTCCTTGGTGAGTTTTCTGTGACAAATGGTTTCTTATGTGTCTTTATGAAACTTCTGTTTTGTAACGTCCATGTATTGGTTAATTACGAGCTGTATGGTTTTTACGATTTAAAAAAGATACATAGATTTTGGACATTGCCGTCTTTATATTAAATGAGTAGATACAGTCACAATAATCAATATAATGTGGCGACGAATAAGCCAAAGTTAATGTTGGTATCAGAACATCAAACATGTACTTAGGGTTCAGAGTGATTAGATTAATTATCAACCATACCACTGC harbors:
- the LOC124374797 gene encoding facilitated trehalose transporter Tret1-like — its product is MIQPLGSVVSGFLQDFLGRKKCMMFVNVPQFAAWLMLYYATTKFTLFAAVTLLGLSIGFMEAPVLSYIGEVSEPRLRGVLSTVGGIFFNVGLTLESVIGATTDWRTMVLITSAAPVTAFVALSLVSFL